In one Phyllostomus discolor isolate MPI-MPIP mPhyDis1 chromosome 8, mPhyDis1.pri.v3, whole genome shotgun sequence genomic region, the following are encoded:
- the CDC37 gene encoding hsp90 co-chaperone Cdc37 isoform X2, producing MVDYSVWDHIEVSDDEDETHPNIDTASLFRWRHQARVERMEQFQKEKEELDKSCRECKRKLAECQRKLKELEVAEGEGSKAELERLQAEAQQLRKEERSWEQKMEEMRKKEKSMPWNVDTLSKDGFSKSMVNTKPEQVEEESEEAREQKHKTFVEKYEKQIKHFGMLHRWDDSQKYLSDNSHLVCEETANYLVIWCIDLEVEEKCALMEQVAHQTIVMQFILELAKSLKVDPRACFRQFFTKIKTADRQYMEGFNDELEAFKERVRGRAKLRIEKAMKEYEEEERKKRLGPGGLDPVEVYESLPEELQKCFDVKDVQMLQDAISKMDPTDAKYHMQRCIDSGLWVPNSKSSEAKEGEEAGPGDPLLEASQPDEKDVSA from the exons ATGGTGGACTACAGCGTGTGGGACCACATCGAGGTGTCTGACGATGAAGACGAGACACACCCCAACATCGACACGGCCAGTCTGTTCCGCTGGCGACACCAG GCCCGGGTAGAACGCATGGAGCagttccagaaggaaaaggaggagctgGACAAGAGCTGCCGTGAGTGCAAACGCAAGCTGGCTGAGTGCCAGCGCAAGCTGAAGGAGCTGGAGGTGGCCGAGGGTGAGGGCAGCAAGGCGGAGCTGGAGCGACTGCAGGCCGAGGCTCAACAGCTGCGCAAGGAGGAACGGAGCTGGGAGCAGAAGATGGAGGAGATGcgcaagaaggagaagagcatGCCTTGGAATGTGGACACGCTCAGCAAAGACGGCTTCAGCAAG AGCATGGTCAACACCAAGCCggagcaggtggaggaggagtCGGAAGAGGCAAGGGAGCAGAAACACAAGACTTTTGTGGAGAAGTACGAGAAACAGATTAAGCACTTTG GCATGCTCCACCGCTGGGACGACAGTCAGAAGTACCTATCAGACAACTCCCACCTGGTTTGTGAGGAGACAGCCAACTACCTGGTCATCTGGTGCATTGACCTAGAGGTGGAGGAG AAATGTGCACTCATGGAGCAAGTGGCACACCAGACCATCGTCATGCAGTTCATTCTGGAGCTGGCCAAGAGCCTGAAGGTGGATCCCCGTGCCTGCTTTCGGCAGTTCTTCACTAAGATCAAG ACAGCTGATCGCCAGTACATGGAAGGCTTCAACGATGAGCTGGAGGCCTTCAAGGAGCGTGTGCGGGGCCGTGCCAAGCTGCGCATCGAGAAGGCCATGAAGGAGTACGAGGAGGAGGAGCGCAAGAAGCGGCTTGGCCCTGGTGGCTTGGATCCTGTGGAGGTCTACGAGTCTCTGCCCGAG GAACTCCAGAAATGCTTTGACGTGAAGGACGTGCAGATGCTCCAAGATGCCATTAGCAAGATGGACCCCACT GATGCGAAGTACCATATGCAGCGCTGCATCGACTCAGGCCTCTGGGTCCCCAACTCTAAGTCCAGTGAGgccaaggagggagaggaggcaggccctggggaccccTTGCTTGAAGCCAGCCAGCCAGATGAGAAGGATGTCAGCGCGTga
- the CDC37 gene encoding hsp90 co-chaperone Cdc37 isoform X1, with translation MVDYSVWDHIEVSDDEDETHPNIDTASLFRWRHQARVERMEQFQKEKEELDKSCRECKRKLAECQRKLKELEVAEGEGSKAELERLQAEAQQLRKEERSWEQKMEEMRKKEKSMPWNVDTLSKDGFSKALVRGHTCHAHAPATLMFMAPSPPPPWMGWALRPRPTRPCVRRSEASPQPTPPLTPPQSMVNTKPEQVEEESEEAREQKHKTFVEKYEKQIKHFGMLHRWDDSQKYLSDNSHLVCEETANYLVIWCIDLEVEEKCALMEQVAHQTIVMQFILELAKSLKVDPRACFRQFFTKIKTADRQYMEGFNDELEAFKERVRGRAKLRIEKAMKEYEEEERKKRLGPGGLDPVEVYESLPEELQKCFDVKDVQMLQDAISKMDPTDAKYHMQRCIDSGLWVPNSKSSEAKEGEEAGPGDPLLEASQPDEKDVSA, from the exons ATGGTGGACTACAGCGTGTGGGACCACATCGAGGTGTCTGACGATGAAGACGAGACACACCCCAACATCGACACGGCCAGTCTGTTCCGCTGGCGACACCAG GCCCGGGTAGAACGCATGGAGCagttccagaaggaaaaggaggagctgGACAAGAGCTGCCGTGAGTGCAAACGCAAGCTGGCTGAGTGCCAGCGCAAGCTGAAGGAGCTGGAGGTGGCCGAGGGTGAGGGCAGCAAGGCGGAGCTGGAGCGACTGCAGGCCGAGGCTCAACAGCTGCGCAAGGAGGAACGGAGCTGGGAGCAGAAGATGGAGGAGATGcgcaagaaggagaagagcatGCCTTGGAATGTGGACACGCTCAGCAAAGACGGCTTCAGCAAG GCCCTAGTCCGAGGCCACACGTGCCACGCTCATGCTCCTGCCACATTGATGTTCATGGCACCATCACCACCGCCGCCGTGGATGGGATGGGCACTGCGGCCACGGCCCACCCGGCCATGTGTGAGGCGCTCCGAGGCCtcaccccagcccactccccctcTCACCCCACCACAGAGCATGGTCAACACCAAGCCggagcaggtggaggaggagtCGGAAGAGGCAAGGGAGCAGAAACACAAGACTTTTGTGGAGAAGTACGAGAAACAGATTAAGCACTTTG GCATGCTCCACCGCTGGGACGACAGTCAGAAGTACCTATCAGACAACTCCCACCTGGTTTGTGAGGAGACAGCCAACTACCTGGTCATCTGGTGCATTGACCTAGAGGTGGAGGAG AAATGTGCACTCATGGAGCAAGTGGCACACCAGACCATCGTCATGCAGTTCATTCTGGAGCTGGCCAAGAGCCTGAAGGTGGATCCCCGTGCCTGCTTTCGGCAGTTCTTCACTAAGATCAAG ACAGCTGATCGCCAGTACATGGAAGGCTTCAACGATGAGCTGGAGGCCTTCAAGGAGCGTGTGCGGGGCCGTGCCAAGCTGCGCATCGAGAAGGCCATGAAGGAGTACGAGGAGGAGGAGCGCAAGAAGCGGCTTGGCCCTGGTGGCTTGGATCCTGTGGAGGTCTACGAGTCTCTGCCCGAG GAACTCCAGAAATGCTTTGACGTGAAGGACGTGCAGATGCTCCAAGATGCCATTAGCAAGATGGACCCCACT GATGCGAAGTACCATATGCAGCGCTGCATCGACTCAGGCCTCTGGGTCCCCAACTCTAAGTCCAGTGAGgccaaggagggagaggaggcaggccctggggaccccTTGCTTGAAGCCAGCCAGCCAGATGAGAAGGATGTCAGCGCGTga